A window from Carassius carassius chromosome 40, fCarCar2.1, whole genome shotgun sequence encodes these proteins:
- the LOC132122485 gene encoding sushi, nidogen and EGF-like domain-containing protein 1, giving the protein MGWMGKYWIQQYTSGSVLTRDTQDINQYFPQMDFSASWVFVATWDFFLQCKKKLFHVFSFQAITFQAVLVSGGNLSFFLINYGDCAIISDQVEAGYDTINSINHFVIPGSTDGYSIPNLKYTSNVNVPGRWAFMGGSENVVRLQVRLQSFSDLTKKEDVETVLQQIKQQLEKHGLSRSVVQKIRKVKKT; this is encoded by the exons ATGGGTTGGATGGGCAAGTACTGGATTCAGCAGTACACCAGTGGAAGTGTTCTCACTCGCGACACTCAGGATATCAACCAGTATTTCCCTCAGATGGACTTCAGTGCTTCTTGGGTCTTTGTTGCCACTTGGGACTTTTTTTTGCAAT gtaaaaaaaaactgtttcatgTGTTTTCTTTTCAGGCAATCACGTTTCAAGCGGTTTTAGTTTCAGGTggcaatctttctttctttctgataaATTATGGTGACTGCGCTATAATTTCTGATCAAGTGGAG GCTGGATACGACACAATAAACTCCATAAACCACTTTGTAATTCCTGGTTCAACTGATGGCTACTCCATCCCAAACCTGAAGTACACGAGTAATGTAAATGTTCCTGGTCGTTGGGCCTTCATGGGTGGATCAG AAAATGTTGTAAGACTTCAAGTGAGACTTCAGTCATTTTCAGACCTAACAAAGAAGGAAGACGTTGAGACTGTTTTGCAGCAA ATAAAACAACAGCTTGAGAAACATGGACTGTCAAGAAGCGTCGTGCAGAAGATCAGAAAAGTCAAGAAGACATAG